The genomic stretch TCAGCGAAAAATCGGCGTCCAGATCGAGGCGCTCCAGCGTGTCGGCCATCGTCCCCGCGCGCCACGAGCCCTGCGCGATGCGCAGCTCGGCGTGCGTGTCGCCGGTGTTGAAATCGGCGCGGGCGTCGAGGCCGATCGAGTCGATCGCGACCTCGGTCTCGAGCCCGGGCGCGGCGGGGTCCGTGTCCATGTCCATCGCGAAGCGCGTGTTGCGAATCTCGATGCTCTTCACCGTGATCGGCAGCTTCAGGTCGGGCGGGCCGGTGGACGGCTCCTCGGGTTCCTCGGGCGACGGCGGAATCGGCAGATTCGCGAGGCCGTTTTCGTCGAAGTACAGGTAGTTGCTCACGCCGTCGATCAGCACGCGATCGACGACCACCTGCCCCTTGAGCAGCGGCCAAAAACTCGTGTCGATTTCGAGCTTGCCGAGCTCGGCGAACTTGCGGCGGAACTCGCCCTTGGCCGGCGTGAAGTGTACGCCCTCGATCCGCACCGTGACGGGAAACAGCGAGAGCGAGAGCTTTTCCACGTGGATGTCCGCGCCGAGCGATTCCTCGACGCCGGGCAGCACCTTGCCGAGCACGAATCCCGTGAACGTGGTGGATTGCAGCAGGAAGTTGATCGACAACAGGAGCACGACCACGAAGCCGACGATGCCGCCGATCGCGTAGAGCAGGATTTTCGCGATGATCTTCGCGATCTTCATCGACCCGTCGTTTCGTGCGTAGTTTCCCTCACCTCTATCCCCTCTCCCTCCCAACGGGAGAGGGGTCGCGAGCGACCCGAGCCGGGGTGAGGGCTCATCGCTCGTCCTTCGGCGAGGCCGGCGGCCCGGACTCGGAAAACTCGTCGTCGTCCATCCAGTCCGGCTGATCGGCCACGCGGTACGACCCCGACGCCCACGCGCCCAGATCGATCAGCCGGCAG from Deltaproteobacteria bacterium encodes the following:
- the yacG gene encoding DNA gyrase inhibitor YacG; translated protein: MTTSKNLRCPVCERPTRFEDEPLGPFCSERCRLIDLGAWASGSYRVADQPDWMDDDEFSESGPPASPKDER